From the genome of Gilliamella sp. wkB7, one region includes:
- the radA gene encoding DNA repair protein RadA has translation MAKSVKRAYVCNDCGADYPRWQGQCSACHAWNTITEVRLASTSSRNDRLTGYAGGAGQAKIQKLSEISLEALPRFSTGFSEFDRVLGGGVVPGSAILIGGNPGAGKSTLLLQTMSKLSAQMNTLYVTGEESLQQVAMRAHRLGLPTDNINMLSETSIEQICLLAEQSQPKLMVIDSIQVMHLADIQSSPGSVAQVRETAAYLTRFAKTKGIAIIMVGHVTKDGSLAGPKVLEHCIDCSILLDGDADSRFRTLRSHKNRFGAVNELGVFAMTEQGLKEVSNPSAIFLSRGDEMLPGSSVMVLWEGTRPLLVEIQALVDHSIYGNPRRVTVGLDQNRLALLLAVLHRHGGLQMADQDIFVNVVGGVKVTETSADLALIAALVSSFRNRPLPQDVVIFGEIGLGGEIRPVPSGQERISEAAKHGFKKAIVPIANMPKKKPDNMQIFAVKKVSEALDILNDF, from the coding sequence TTGGCAAAATCCGTTAAACGTGCTTATGTGTGCAATGATTGTGGCGCAGATTATCCGCGTTGGCAGGGGCAATGTAGTGCGTGTCACGCTTGGAACACGATTACTGAAGTTAGGTTAGCCAGTACTTCATCACGTAATGACAGATTAACAGGTTATGCGGGTGGGGCAGGTCAAGCTAAAATTCAAAAGCTATCAGAAATAAGTTTAGAAGCCTTACCAAGATTTTCAACTGGATTTTCTGAATTCGATCGCGTATTAGGTGGCGGAGTTGTACCGGGTAGTGCCATATTAATTGGTGGTAACCCTGGTGCTGGTAAAAGTACTTTATTGCTACAAACCATGAGTAAACTATCAGCCCAAATGAATACCTTGTATGTAACAGGTGAAGAATCACTACAACAAGTTGCTATGCGTGCACATCGTTTAGGTTTACCAACCGATAATATTAATATGTTATCTGAAACCAGTATTGAACAAATTTGTCTGTTGGCTGAACAGTCGCAACCTAAGCTTATGGTTATTGACTCTATTCAAGTGATGCACCTTGCCGATATTCAATCTTCACCAGGTAGTGTTGCGCAAGTGCGAGAAACGGCAGCCTATTTAACACGCTTTGCCAAAACGAAAGGGATTGCCATTATTATGGTTGGACATGTGACTAAAGATGGCTCACTAGCAGGTCCAAAAGTTCTTGAGCACTGTATTGACTGTTCTATTTTATTAGATGGCGATGCCGATTCTCGTTTTAGAACACTACGTAGCCATAAAAACCGTTTTGGTGCAGTAAATGAACTGGGTGTATTTGCCATGACAGAACAAGGTTTAAAAGAGGTCAGTAATCCATCGGCGATATTCTTAAGTCGCGGTGATGAGATGTTGCCTGGCAGTTCTGTTATGGTACTTTGGGAAGGCACGCGCCCACTGTTGGTTGAGATTCAAGCTTTAGTTGATCACTCTATATATGGTAATCCTAGACGTGTTACCGTTGGACTTGACCAAAATAGATTAGCGTTATTATTGGCTGTCTTGCATCGTCATGGTGGGTTACAAATGGCCGATCAAGATATCTTTGTTAATGTTGTCGGGGGTGTAAAAGTTACCGAAACTAGTGCTGATTTAGCCTTGATTGCTGCATTAGTATCAAGTTTTCGTAATCGTCCTTTACCGCAAGATGTCGTGATTTTTGGTGAAATTGGCTTAGGTGGTGAAATTCGCCCAGTACCAAGTGGGCAAGAGAGAATTTCTGAGGCCGCTAAACATGGCTTTAAAAAAGCGATTGTGCCGATTGCCAATATGCCGAAAAAGAAACCTGACAATATGCAGATTTTTGCAGTGAAGAAAGTGTCAGAAGCTTTAGATATTTTGAATGACTTTTAA
- the serB gene encoding phosphoserine phosphatase, translating to MAYTLTYNDLPENIQDWQGLPLSLNGCEVVPLDYNAGKTGWIIYGKKLNKTILSTFQNKLAMPMVIVSSWKIKTYQIVRIAGVMPKKAKSISLTLGIDVAPIDNLPTLHSPGLLVMDMDSTAIGIECIDELAKLHGVGEQVAAVTEQAMRGELDFSTSLRKRVATLKGAHQNILQEVKDKLPLTPGLTYLVRELYKKNWHVAIASGGFTYFADHLKQKLKLVNVYANQLEIKNEKLTGKVIGDIVDAKYKARTLQQLAASLDIPIEQTVAIGDGANDLMMIRIAGLGVAYHGKPKVVEKARISINYADLTGLWCILSTSLLSEG from the coding sequence ATGGCTTATACACTCACCTATAATGATTTACCTGAGAATATTCAAGATTGGCAAGGATTACCACTTTCTTTAAATGGCTGTGAGGTTGTTCCACTTGATTACAATGCAGGTAAAACCGGTTGGATTATTTATGGAAAGAAATTAAATAAAACAATATTATCAACATTTCAAAATAAACTGGCTATGCCAATGGTGATTGTGTCATCTTGGAAAATTAAAACCTATCAAATTGTTCGAATCGCTGGAGTGATGCCTAAAAAAGCTAAATCTATTTCACTTACTTTAGGTATTGATGTTGCACCCATTGATAATTTACCAACGTTGCATTCTCCTGGTTTACTTGTCATGGATATGGATTCAACTGCAATCGGTATTGAATGCATTGATGAATTAGCCAAATTGCATGGGGTTGGGGAGCAAGTTGCTGCCGTTACTGAACAAGCTATGCGCGGAGAGCTAGATTTTTCAACGAGTTTACGTAAAAGAGTTGCAACATTAAAAGGTGCTCATCAAAACATCTTACAAGAAGTGAAAGATAAACTACCACTTACGCCAGGTCTAACTTATTTAGTTCGTGAGTTATACAAAAAAAATTGGCATGTTGCCATTGCCTCTGGGGGCTTTACCTATTTTGCAGATCATCTCAAACAAAAATTAAAATTAGTTAATGTTTATGCAAATCAATTAGAAATTAAAAATGAAAAATTAACCGGCAAAGTAATTGGTGATATTGTTGATGCTAAATACAAAGCAAGAACATTGCAGCAATTAGCTGCCTCGCTTGATATTCCAATCGAGCAAACCGTAGCAATTGGCGATGGGGCAAATGATTTAATGATGATCCGCATTGCAGGTCTTGGGGTGGCTTATCATGGTAAACCCAAAGTTGTTGAAAAGGCGAGAATTAGTATTAATTATGCAGATTTAACTGGTTTATGGTGTATTTTATCCACCAGTTTATTAAGTGAAGGTTAG
- a CDS encoding winged helix-turn-helix transcriptional regulator translates to MEQDKQRLSKIYKNKTYYCPISLAMDLVGGKWKGVILYYLLSGEKRFSELKIVIPEITDMTLSIQLKKLEDDGLITRTVFGDKPPLKVLYKLTSLGERIGPALEQLCLWGLTV, encoded by the coding sequence ATGGAACAAGACAAACAAAGACTTTCAAAAATTTATAAAAATAAAACGTATTATTGTCCTATCAGTCTAGCAATGGATTTAGTTGGTGGAAAATGGAAAGGTGTAATACTTTACTATTTACTTTCTGGAGAAAAAAGATTTAGCGAACTAAAAATAGTGATCCCTGAAATTACCGATATGACCTTAAGTATTCAACTAAAAAAACTTGAAGATGATGGTTTAATTACTCGCACAGTTTTTGGCGATAAGCCTCCGTTAAAAGTGTTATATAAATTAACGTCACTCGGTGAACGAATTGGTCCTGCATTAGAACAACTTTGTTTGTGGGGATTAACTGTATAG
- a CDS encoding NAD(P)H-dependent oxidoreductase, whose translation MTLIVLGHPNIEQSIANKTIIESLQEHITDLEIRNIHQLYPDYKINVQEEQAALLRHDLIVLQYPMYWFNMPAILKLWFDEVLTYQFAYGSQGDKLKDKKLLQSLTVGQVEENYQKYSSELITNLLESVKVSALYTQMKYLPPILLYGVSPVIEGEKATIKAKASQHSKQLAQLIKNYSK comes from the coding sequence ATGACATTAATCGTGTTAGGTCATCCCAATATTGAACAATCTATTGCCAACAAAACCATCATAGAATCATTGCAAGAACATATTACTGATTTAGAAATTCGTAATATTCACCAGCTTTATCCAGATTACAAAATAAATGTACAAGAAGAACAAGCCGCTTTACTTAGACATGATCTTATCGTACTACAATACCCTATGTATTGGTTTAATATGCCAGCAATACTTAAATTATGGTTTGATGAGGTATTAACCTACCAATTTGCTTATGGCTCGCAGGGAGACAAATTAAAAGATAAAAAGTTATTACAAAGCTTAACAGTAGGACAAGTAGAGGAGAATTACCAAAAATATAGCTCTGAATTAATAACTAATTTACTTGAATCCGTTAAAGTTTCAGCACTCTACACACAAATGAAATATCTTCCTCCAATACTTTTATATGGTGTATCACCTGTTATTGAAGGAGAAAAAGCGACGATAAAAGCAAAAGCATCACAGCACAGTAAGCAATTAGCTCAATTGATTAAAAATTACAGTAAGTAG
- the rsmB gene encoding 16S rRNA (cytosine(967)-C(5))-methyltransferase RsmB: protein MNKKLHSNIRAICAQAIFNVLEDGQSLSTALTLSSHKIAEKDRALVQEICFGVMRVLPELNFYIHTLMSKVLTGKNRVLHYLLLVGIYQILYTRIPEHAAVGETVNAVNELKKSALKGVVNGVLREFLRQQASLQQKFIQDKKQQTSQTLHPSWLLNRLKLAYPQQWQNIINANNQKPPMWLRVNLNHYSVSEYQQLLAEQQIESEAFADLPCAIRLLSPVNVTKLPYFAEGAVTVQDLSAQYAAYLLAPKNGEQILDMCAAPGGKTTHILEIAPKANLLAVDVDASRAKRIEENLARLKQVAEVKVGDGLTPEKWCSGRQFDRILLDSPCSATGVIRRHPDIKWLRRDSDIAQLTELQHAILTNIWSYLKADGTLVYATCSILPDENKFQIERFLKENSNAQLVGDMKQFLPTAQGGDGFFYAVLKKSN, encoded by the coding sequence ATGAATAAAAAGTTACACTCAAATATTCGAGCTATTTGTGCGCAAGCGATTTTTAATGTACTTGAAGATGGGCAATCGCTAAGTACGGCCTTAACGTTATCGAGCCATAAAATAGCGGAAAAAGATCGCGCATTAGTACAAGAGATCTGTTTTGGTGTGATGCGAGTTTTGCCTGAACTTAACTTTTATATTCATACTTTGATGAGTAAAGTACTTACTGGCAAAAATCGAGTTCTTCACTATTTATTGTTAGTGGGTATTTACCAAATTTTATATACCCGAATACCTGAGCATGCTGCAGTAGGCGAAACGGTTAATGCAGTAAATGAGTTAAAAAAGTCAGCGCTCAAAGGGGTAGTAAATGGTGTATTGCGTGAATTTTTACGCCAACAGGCATCATTACAGCAAAAATTTATACAGGATAAGAAACAACAGACAAGTCAAACCTTGCACCCAAGTTGGTTACTTAACCGTCTTAAGCTAGCTTATCCACAGCAATGGCAAAATATTATTAATGCAAATAATCAAAAACCACCAATGTGGTTACGAGTTAATCTTAATCACTATTCTGTCAGTGAGTACCAACAATTATTGGCTGAACAGCAAATTGAGTCAGAAGCTTTTGCTGATTTGCCTTGTGCAATCCGGTTATTGTCACCAGTGAATGTAACGAAATTACCTTATTTTGCTGAGGGAGCGGTTACTGTACAGGATCTATCAGCACAGTATGCTGCATATTTACTAGCACCAAAAAATGGTGAGCAAATTTTGGATATGTGTGCCGCTCCAGGTGGTAAAACAACCCATATTTTAGAAATTGCTCCGAAAGCGAATTTATTAGCGGTAGATGTTGATGCGAGTCGTGCCAAACGTATTGAAGAAAATCTGGCTCGCTTAAAACAAGTAGCAGAAGTTAAAGTAGGTGATGGGCTTACTCCTGAAAAATGGTGCTCAGGCAGACAGTTTGACCGAATTTTACTTGATTCACCATGCTCGGCAACCGGCGTGATTCGTCGTCATCCTGATATTAAGTGGTTACGTCGTGATAGCGATATTGCGCAATTAACTGAGTTACAACACGCTATTTTAACTAATATTTGGTCATATTTAAAAGCAGATGGCACTTTAGTTTATGCCACCTGTTCAATCTTACCCGATGAAAACAAATTTCAAATTGAGCGTTTTTTAAAAGAAAACAGCAATGCTCAACTCGTGGGTGACATGAAACAATTTTTACCAACCGCACAAGGTGGTGATGGTTTTTTCTATGCTGTTTTAAAAAAGAGTAATTAG
- a CDS encoding Na+/H+ antiporter family protein translates to MNTVLDLFSSINAVVVAVICMLILSLCRVHVVISLIIGAFVGGLFSHLSLKETIDAFNTGISNGANIALSYAMLGAFAVAISKSGLPELLADKAIKQLTTSSAKKRIKWLLIIIIALVSISSQNIIPIHIAFIPLLIPPLLYVMSRLQLDRRMIACIMTFGLITPYMFLPVGFGNIFLNQILLKNIISSGMDVSHVNVMHAMAIPALGMFVGLLWAIFVSYRKPREYKIIREETNLDALNNVNKRSLIVSLLAIVLSFTIQLYTGSMILGALVGFICFIVSGSIKWGEADGVFTDGIKMMAMIGFVMISAQGFAEVLKQTHEIEPLVINSAELFAGNKVIASFMMMLVGLVITLGIGSSFSTVPIIAAIYVPLCVQLGFSPIATVCLIGASGAIGDAGSPPSDTILATSAGLNSDGQHDHIRDSVIPTFTHFNIPLFIAGWVGSLIL, encoded by the coding sequence ATGAATACAGTGCTTGATTTGTTCTCGTCCATAAATGCAGTTGTGGTCGCGGTAATTTGTATGTTAATTTTGTCTCTTTGCCGTGTTCATGTGGTAATCAGCTTAATTATTGGTGCATTTGTCGGTGGATTATTTAGCCATTTATCGTTGAAAGAAACGATCGATGCCTTTAATACTGGTATTAGTAATGGTGCCAATATTGCGCTTTCTTATGCTATGCTCGGCGCTTTTGCTGTGGCGATCTCAAAATCAGGCTTACCTGAATTATTAGCAGACAAGGCGATAAAACAGCTTACAACCAGTAGTGCCAAAAAGCGTATTAAATGGTTATTAATTATCATTATTGCACTAGTTAGTATTTCGTCACAAAACATTATTCCTATACATATCGCTTTTATTCCTCTCTTAATTCCGCCACTTTTATATGTAATGTCGCGGTTGCAATTAGATAGAAGAATGATTGCTTGTATTATGACCTTTGGTCTTATTACACCTTATATGTTCTTACCAGTTGGTTTTGGTAATATCTTTTTAAATCAAATATTATTAAAAAATATTATTTCATCGGGTATGGATGTCAGTCATGTTAATGTCATGCATGCGATGGCGATTCCAGCATTGGGCATGTTTGTTGGCTTATTATGGGCTATTTTTGTCAGTTACCGCAAACCAAGAGAATATAAAATCATTCGTGAAGAAACCAATTTAGACGCACTAAACAATGTGAATAAGCGTTCACTTATTGTTTCGTTATTAGCGATTGTTTTATCGTTCACGATTCAACTTTACACAGGATCAATGATTTTAGGCGCATTAGTTGGTTTTATTTGCTTTATTGTATCAGGCTCTATTAAATGGGGTGAAGCAGACGGCGTATTTACCGATGGCATCAAAATGATGGCAATGATTGGTTTTGTGATGATTTCAGCTCAAGGCTTTGCCGAAGTTTTAAAACAGACTCACGAAATTGAACCTTTAGTTATCAATAGTGCTGAGTTGTTTGCAGGCAATAAAGTTATTGCTTCATTTATGATGATGCTCGTTGGACTGGTTATTACCTTAGGTATTGGCTCTTCGTTTTCAACTGTACCAATTATTGCCGCTATTTATGTACCGCTTTGTGTGCAACTTGGTTTTTCTCCTATTGCTACTGTGTGTTTGATCGGCGCATCTGGAGCGATTGGTGATGCGGGTTCTCCACCTTCCGATACCATTTTAGCAACATCAGCAGGTTTAAATAGCGATGGTCAGCATGATCATATCCGTGATAGTGTTATTCCAACATTCACCCACTTTAATATTCCATTATTTATTGCGGGTTGGGTTGGATCATTAATTTTATAA
- a CDS encoding shikimate dehydrogenase, with protein MRDNIDGHFLLIGLMAYPIRHSLSPQMQNTIYSKLNVPYVYLAFEVDQEKLPDAIKGLRALGLRGSAVSMPNKQLVCQYLDKLTPAVEMSGACNTISNDNGVLTGYNTDGIGYMRMLKEAGVEVIGKKMTIMGAGGAATAIVVQAALDGVKEIAIFNQKDECYQKIEAVAKKLNKNTQCKVYVTDLDDKEQLRKEIAESVVLCNATGVGMKPLEGQSLITDPTMLRADLVVTDCIYSPRKTKLLEIAEQQGCKILNGIGMMLWQGAAQIKIWTGEEAPIEYVKEKMGFND; from the coding sequence ATGAGAGATAATATCGACGGTCATTTTTTATTAATCGGATTAATGGCCTACCCAATCCGCCACAGTTTATCGCCACAAATGCAAAATACAATCTATTCTAAATTGAATGTACCTTATGTATATTTAGCTTTCGAAGTAGATCAAGAAAAATTACCCGACGCAATAAAAGGTTTACGAGCATTAGGGCTGCGTGGAAGTGCCGTTTCGATGCCGAATAAGCAATTGGTTTGCCAATATTTAGATAAATTAACCCCAGCGGTCGAAATGAGCGGCGCTTGTAACACAATTTCAAATGACAATGGCGTGCTAACAGGTTACAACACCGATGGTATAGGCTATATGCGTATGCTCAAAGAGGCTGGCGTTGAGGTTATTGGTAAAAAAATGACAATTATGGGGGCGGGCGGTGCGGCAACAGCGATTGTTGTACAAGCGGCATTAGATGGTGTAAAAGAGATTGCCATATTTAACCAAAAAGACGAGTGTTACCAAAAAATCGAAGCAGTAGCAAAAAAATTAAACAAAAATACTCAATGTAAAGTTTATGTGACGGATCTTGATGATAAAGAGCAATTACGTAAAGAGATTGCCGAAAGTGTCGTACTTTGTAATGCTACTGGCGTAGGTATGAAACCATTAGAAGGCCAAAGTTTAATAACCGATCCAACGATGCTAAGAGCTGATCTTGTGGTAACTGATTGTATTTATAGTCCTAGAAAAACAAAATTACTTGAAATAGCAGAGCAACAAGGTTGTAAGATACTAAATGGTATTGGCATGATGCTATGGCAAGGTGCTGCACAAATTAAAATTTGGACTGGCGAAGAAGCTCCGATTGAATATGTAAAAGAAAAAATGGGATTTAATGATTAA
- the aroD gene encoding type I 3-dehydroquinate dehydratase: protein MKTINIKGLEIGSGAPKIIVPVVGKTEAELLDEIKFLQSIDFDVLEWRVDHFTQVDDINAVKQAAKQIREFLPNKPILFTFRTANEGGVKPWPLTSYIELNKQMVHSGLIDLIDVEVFIGDDYVKEMIHVAHKQNVFVVASNHDFDKTPPKSDIIYRLRKMQDLGADIPKIAVMPKTTDDVLTLLAATTEMNENYAEKPIITMSMAGLGAISRLAGITFGSSMTFGAAKNASAPGQLDVKELRYILDVLYKSKA from the coding sequence ATGAAAACCATTAATATTAAAGGACTTGAAATAGGTTCAGGCGCACCTAAAATTATCGTTCCTGTTGTCGGTAAAACCGAAGCAGAACTACTTGACGAAATAAAGTTTTTACAATCAATCGATTTTGATGTTTTAGAGTGGCGTGTTGATCACTTTACTCAAGTTGACGATATCAATGCTGTAAAACAAGCAGCAAAACAAATTCGAGAATTTTTACCTAATAAGCCGATCTTATTTACTTTCAGAACCGCAAACGAAGGTGGCGTGAAACCTTGGCCATTAACCTCATATATAGAGTTAAATAAACAAATGGTGCATAGTGGTTTAATCGATCTTATTGATGTTGAGGTGTTTATTGGTGATGATTATGTAAAAGAGATGATTCATGTTGCCCATAAGCAAAATGTTTTTGTAGTAGCATCCAATCACGATTTTGACAAAACACCTCCTAAAAGCGATATCATCTACCGATTACGAAAAATGCAAGATTTAGGTGCTGACATTCCAAAAATTGCAGTTATGCCAAAAACAACGGATGATGTTTTAACATTACTTGCTGCAACAACCGAAATGAACGAAAACTACGCTGAAAAACCTATTATTACTATGTCGATGGCGGGTCTTGGCGCTATCAGTCGCTTGGCTGGAATAACCTTTGGATCTTCAATGACATTTGGTGCAGCTAAAAATGCATCAGCGCCAGGTCAATTAGATGTTAAAGAGTTACGATATATTTTAGATGTCTTGTATAAAAGTAAAGCTTAA